A stretch of Caballeronia sp. NK8 DNA encodes these proteins:
- a CDS encoding ABC transporter substrate-binding protein, whose translation MMKEITNVSADLRSSRSPLGIALASVALVALFGAATPAHAQNNNSVLVVAGPRTPESLDQEYPPTEASHEARRNIFERLLTYEMKSGEGGVMVENFDKLKGALAESWQTSPDKTSITFHLRKGVKSAAGNTLNADDLMWTFERGWNLKANFHWYMTQVLKIQDFKSAFQKVDDQTVKVTLPKPSPLIERIWVNNDLGILDSVEARKHTTSEDPWASRWLSSHSASFAPYQVTKYSPGQEVVYEANPNYYRGAAKISKVIFREMPTSANRLAALQAGAVDVAEWLPPRELNTLSSIPTVKVWKVYGNYVQRVEMNNNTPPFNNEKVRQALNYAVPRDEILKSIFYGTARPTKSPISEIYPAYTDKYFDYSNNIEKAKALLKEAGFEKGFKTQLGYPTGDQTEEELAIVLKTAFSRIGVDVELQKLPASTLVERYSKGTIPMYFFRDMAIVPDAGYVANLWLNSASLINYSHYKNPEVDQLINESLSSTDEPKRKTQMERVQQLVMQQAPWVFLINPGYQLATRSNVKGYSWNTTNGNTWYDFSKN comes from the coding sequence ATGATGAAAGAAATCACCAACGTATCTGCTGATTTACGATCGAGTCGAAGTCCGCTTGGCATCGCGCTGGCGAGCGTAGCCCTTGTCGCGTTGTTCGGTGCCGCCACACCGGCTCACGCCCAGAACAACAACTCGGTGCTGGTGGTAGCCGGTCCGCGTACGCCCGAGTCGCTGGATCAGGAGTACCCGCCGACCGAAGCCAGTCACGAAGCGCGGCGCAATATCTTCGAGCGGCTTCTGACTTACGAGATGAAGTCTGGCGAAGGTGGCGTCATGGTCGAAAACTTCGACAAGCTCAAGGGCGCGCTCGCCGAGTCCTGGCAGACGTCACCGGACAAGACGTCCATTACGTTTCACTTGCGAAAGGGCGTGAAGAGCGCGGCAGGCAACACGCTCAACGCGGACGATCTCATGTGGACCTTCGAGCGGGGATGGAACCTGAAGGCAAACTTCCACTGGTATATGACCCAGGTGCTGAAGATTCAGGACTTCAAGTCCGCATTCCAGAAAGTCGACGACCAGACCGTGAAGGTCACGCTGCCGAAGCCGTCGCCGCTCATCGAACGAATCTGGGTCAACAACGACCTCGGCATTCTCGATTCCGTGGAAGCCAGGAAGCACACGACATCGGAAGACCCCTGGGCCTCGCGCTGGCTGTCGAGTCATTCCGCCTCTTTCGCGCCGTATCAGGTGACGAAATACTCGCCGGGACAAGAGGTCGTGTATGAAGCGAACCCCAACTACTATCGCGGCGCGGCGAAGATATCGAAGGTGATATTCCGCGAGATGCCGACATCGGCCAATCGGCTGGCCGCACTGCAGGCGGGCGCGGTGGACGTTGCTGAATGGCTTCCGCCACGGGAGCTGAACACGCTCTCCAGCATTCCGACGGTGAAGGTCTGGAAGGTGTATGGCAACTATGTGCAGCGCGTGGAAATGAATAACAACACGCCGCCGTTCAACAACGAAAAGGTGCGGCAGGCGCTTAACTATGCCGTGCCTCGCGATGAAATCCTCAAGTCGATCTTCTATGGCACGGCGCGCCCGACGAAAAGCCCCATCTCGGAGATCTACCCGGCTTATACGGACAAGTACTTCGACTACAGCAACAACATCGAAAAGGCGAAGGCGCTTCTGAAGGAAGCCGGTTTCGAGAAGGGCTTCAAGACTCAGCTGGGTTACCCGACGGGCGACCAGACTGAAGAGGAGCTCGCAATCGTGTTGAAGACTGCCTTTTCCAGGATCGGCGTCGATGTCGAGTTGCAGAAGCTGCCTGCTTCGACGCTCGTCGAGCGCTATTCGAAAGGAACGATCCCAATGTACTTCTTCCGCGACATGGCGATCGTCCCGGACGCGGGATATGTCGCCAATCTCTGGCTCAATAGCGCGTCGCTGATCAATTATTCGCATTACAAAAATCCGGAAGTCGATCAGCTGATCAACGAAAGTCTTTCGTCGACAGACGAGCCGAAGCGCAAGACGCAGATGGAACGGGTGCAGCAACTGGTGATGCAGCAGGCTCCGTGGGTCTTTCTCATCAATCCCGGATACCAGCTTGCGACGCGAAGCAACGTGAAGGGCTACAGCTGGAACACGACGAACGGGAATACCTGGTACGACTTCTCGAAAAACTGA
- the hydA gene encoding dihydropyrimidinase, whose product MPKAFDLVVRNAHVATASDTFRSDIGIKDGVITNLGFSLPEGERELDANGRVVTPGGVDGHCHLDQVIPPPARMADDFFSGTKSAACGGTTTVIPFAAQQKGESLRAAVEEYHRRAEGRATVDYGFHLIVVDPTADVVAKELPQLIEEGYTSFKIYMTYDDLKLNDRQMLDVLAAARRHGAMTLVHAENSECIGWLTESLVNNGLTAPRYHANARPMLVEREATHRAISFAELVDVPILIVHVSGREAVEQIQWARNRGMNILAETCPQYLFLTAEDLGIDDSYQGAKCVCSPPPRDSANQNVIWRGLADGTFTILSSDHAPFSFDDEAGKHPNGEQVAFPYIPNGIPGLETRLPLLYTEGVLEGRISLNRFVELTATNPAKLYGLHPKKGTIAIGADADLVIWDEVERTLTNDMLHHAVDYTPYEGRRIRAWPAFTLCRGRVVWDGKDFTGKAGEGKFLRRGLPTLRR is encoded by the coding sequence ATGCCGAAAGCATTCGATCTGGTGGTTCGAAACGCTCACGTAGCCACGGCCAGTGATACGTTTCGTTCCGACATCGGCATCAAAGATGGTGTGATCACGAACCTGGGGTTTTCATTGCCCGAGGGTGAGCGCGAGCTGGATGCCAATGGCCGTGTCGTGACGCCGGGCGGCGTGGATGGACACTGCCATCTGGATCAGGTCATTCCGCCTCCGGCCAGAATGGCCGACGACTTCTTCTCGGGCACGAAATCCGCTGCGTGCGGCGGGACGACCACGGTGATTCCTTTCGCCGCGCAGCAGAAAGGCGAGTCCTTGCGTGCCGCGGTCGAGGAGTATCACCGCCGAGCCGAAGGACGCGCGACCGTCGATTACGGATTCCATCTGATCGTGGTCGATCCGACGGCTGATGTAGTTGCGAAAGAACTGCCGCAGTTGATCGAAGAGGGGTACACGTCGTTCAAGATTTATATGACTTACGACGACCTCAAGTTGAACGACCGCCAGATGCTCGACGTGCTCGCGGCGGCGCGTCGCCATGGCGCGATGACGCTGGTCCACGCGGAAAATTCGGAATGCATCGGGTGGCTGACGGAAAGCCTTGTGAACAACGGGCTCACGGCGCCGCGCTATCACGCGAATGCGCGACCCATGCTGGTGGAGCGCGAAGCGACGCATCGTGCCATCAGCTTCGCGGAACTCGTCGATGTCCCCATTCTCATCGTGCATGTTTCCGGCCGCGAGGCAGTCGAGCAGATTCAATGGGCGCGAAATCGCGGGATGAACATTCTGGCGGAGACCTGTCCGCAGTATCTTTTCCTCACGGCTGAAGACCTTGGCATCGACGACAGCTATCAGGGCGCGAAGTGTGTATGCAGTCCGCCGCCGCGCGACTCCGCGAATCAGAACGTCATATGGAGAGGGCTGGCGGACGGCACGTTCACCATTCTCTCTTCCGACCACGCCCCCTTTTCCTTCGATGATGAAGCGGGAAAGCACCCCAACGGGGAGCAGGTTGCGTTTCCCTACATCCCGAACGGCATCCCTGGGCTCGAGACCCGGCTGCCGCTGCTGTACACCGAAGGCGTTCTGGAGGGGCGCATTTCGCTGAACCGGTTTGTCGAATTGACTGCCACGAATCCCGCCAAGCTTTACGGCCTGCATCCAAAGAAAGGGACGATTGCGATCGGCGCCGATGCAGACCTCGTCATCTGGGATGAAGTCGAACGGACGTTGACGAATGACATGTTGCATCACGCCGTCGACTATACGCCCTATGAAGGACGCAGAATCCGCGCGTGGCCGGCTTTCACGCTTTGCCGTGGGAGGGTTGTATGGGACGGAAAGGACTTCACAGGCAAGGCGGGCGAGGGCAAGTTTCTGCGCCGCGGACTGCCGACGCTGCGCCGCTGA
- a CDS encoding HD family hydrolase, with translation MTHSSPDEIARQLAFLVELDKLKSIMRQSPLIDQSRKENSAEHSWHLSMFALVLSSHAKDLDALRVVKLLLVHDIVEIDAGDHPIHSASGNDALVQQAEQDAAERIFGLLPEHQGREMLELWREFEAAQTPEAIFAKALDRLQPLLINTLSNGGTWTENGVTQQQVMERYGPVIARGSPVLWEAASKLVSEYFAEAGRSQSGQR, from the coding sequence ATGACTCATTCGTCCCCTGATGAAATCGCACGCCAGCTTGCCTTCCTCGTCGAGCTGGACAAGCTGAAGTCGATCATGCGGCAATCGCCGCTGATCGATCAGAGCAGAAAGGAGAATTCCGCGGAGCACTCCTGGCATCTGAGCATGTTTGCGCTCGTTCTCTCATCGCATGCGAAGGATCTTGATGCCCTTCGCGTCGTCAAGCTTTTGCTGGTTCACGATATCGTCGAGATCGACGCCGGGGATCATCCGATACATTCGGCCAGTGGCAACGACGCGCTGGTCCAGCAAGCTGAACAGGATGCAGCCGAGCGTATCTTTGGGCTATTGCCAGAACACCAAGGGCGTGAAATGCTCGAACTCTGGCGCGAGTTCGAGGCGGCGCAAACGCCCGAGGCGATCTTTGCCAAGGCACTGGATCGATTGCAGCCGCTGCTGATCAATACATTGTCGAACGGTGGAACGTGGACGGAGAATGGCGTCACGCAACAGCAGGTGATGGAACGGTACGGACCGGTGATCGCGCGTGGTTCACCGGTTCTGTGGGAGGCAGCGAGCAAGCTCGTCAGTGAATATTTTGCCGAAGCTGGTCGGAGTCAAAGCGGCCAGCGGTAG
- a CDS encoding sugar phosphate isomerase/epimerase yields the protein MNEMPRFGWCGPLQNAALMKEAGLDYIEAQLVPMTLEDDASFGDAKARIVDLPLPALAFSYLFPHDARIVGPEKDGRRNRAYFDRVVELLTLARARVVVLGSGWTRNIPEGWTQAQAEDEFLTTLAWCADALQGSGATLVIEPLNRKESNLVNSVADGARLAKTLNRNEVRGLADFYHMDEEAEPLDEVREHCAWLAHIHLADTGRLNPGTGSYDYPTFFGHLKASGYQGLLSAECAFNDEPLTSMRESAAFLRAAWDAA from the coding sequence ATGAACGAGATGCCACGATTCGGCTGGTGTGGACCCTTGCAGAACGCCGCGCTGATGAAAGAGGCCGGACTCGATTACATCGAGGCCCAACTCGTGCCGATGACACTCGAAGACGATGCGTCTTTCGGCGATGCCAAAGCGCGCATCGTCGATTTGCCCTTGCCCGCGCTCGCGTTCAGCTATCTCTTTCCGCATGATGCGCGCATCGTAGGTCCCGAGAAGGACGGGCGTCGAAATCGCGCGTACTTCGATCGCGTGGTGGAACTTCTCACGCTGGCGCGGGCGCGCGTCGTCGTGCTCGGCAGCGGCTGGACGCGCAACATTCCGGAAGGCTGGACGCAGGCTCAGGCCGAAGATGAATTCCTGACGACGCTCGCATGGTGCGCCGATGCACTGCAGGGCAGCGGCGCCACGCTCGTGATCGAGCCGTTGAACCGCAAGGAATCGAATCTGGTGAACAGCGTTGCCGATGGCGCGCGGCTTGCCAAAACGTTGAATAGAAATGAAGTGCGCGGCCTTGCGGACTTCTATCACATGGACGAAGAAGCCGAGCCGCTCGATGAAGTGCGCGAGCACTGCGCATGGCTCGCGCACATTCATCTGGCCGACACCGGACGGCTGAATCCGGGCACGGGTTCGTACGACTACCCGACGTTCTTCGGGCATCTCAAAGCAAGCGGCTATCAGGGCCTGCTCAGCGCCGAATGCGCTTTCAACGATGAACCGCTCACGTCGATGCGCGAGAGCGCGGCGTTTCTGCGCGCAGCGTGGGACGCGGCATAA
- a CDS encoding shikimate dehydrogenase, whose product MINGNTGLIAHIGYPTHAFKSPMIYNPYFEHADVNAVVVPMGCKAEHYAAFLRSIFALENMRGALITMPHKVSTVGLLDDATPTVKIAGSCNAVRRADDGRLIGDMFDGEGFVRGVRRKGCKLEGARALIVGCGGVGSAIAASLAAAGVAWLSLFDARAESAQGLKARLTTHYPRLEVTTGSNDPAGYDLVVNATPMGMNDGDPLPVDVARIAPETFVGEVVMKTEMTAFLKSVQARGCRFQVGSDMLFEQIPAYLEFFGFPTTTPEVLRSVAKLSY is encoded by the coding sequence ATGATCAATGGCAATACCGGGCTCATCGCCCATATCGGCTATCCGACGCACGCCTTCAAGTCGCCGATGATCTACAACCCTTACTTCGAGCATGCCGATGTGAATGCCGTCGTCGTGCCGATGGGTTGCAAGGCCGAGCATTACGCGGCCTTCCTTCGCTCGATCTTCGCGCTCGAGAACATGCGTGGCGCGCTCATCACGATGCCGCACAAGGTGAGCACGGTCGGCTTGCTCGACGACGCCACGCCCACCGTGAAGATCGCCGGATCGTGCAATGCGGTGCGGCGTGCGGACGACGGGCGGCTCATCGGCGACATGTTCGATGGCGAAGGCTTCGTGCGTGGCGTGCGCCGCAAAGGATGCAAGCTCGAAGGCGCGCGTGCGCTGATCGTGGGCTGCGGTGGCGTGGGGTCGGCGATCGCGGCATCGCTGGCTGCGGCGGGCGTGGCCTGGCTCAGCCTCTTCGATGCGCGGGCCGAATCGGCGCAGGGGCTGAAGGCGCGCCTCACGACTCACTACCCGAGACTCGAAGTCACGACAGGCAGCAACGACCCAGCCGGTTACGACCTCGTCGTCAACGCGACCCCGATGGGCATGAACGACGGTGATCCATTGCCCGTCGATGTAGCGCGCATCGCGCCCGAGACCTTCGTCGGCGAAGTCGTGATGAAGACCGAAATGACGGCGTTTCTCAAGTCCGTGCAGGCGCGCGGCTGCCGTTTTCAGGTGGGCTCGGACATGCTGTTCGAGCAGATTCCCGCTTACCTCGAATTCTTCGGCTTTCCGACGACGACGCCGGAAGTGCTGCGCTCGGTCGCGAAGCTGAGCTATTGA
- a CDS encoding LysR family transcriptional regulator, producing the protein MLNEPMLGDLRLFCEVARRLSFVAAAHEFGNSQTHVSKRIALLEKTLGVKLLHRTTRRVSLTTDGETVVRWARAILQDVDAMRDDLSSLRVNPKGSLRISSSQRLGRSHIAPIVSLMKKRYPELEIWLELVDRRVNLVDEGFDLDIRVGAVQEPGLIAHHIAVSPRVLCAAPSYLDAHGRPKSVDELAQHDCLVFRERDEPFGVWRLLGPGGWSTVKVTGPLASNHSDVVLRWARDGHGIVMVGQSYVAQALAEGLLERVLPAWEQPADVWAMSAARAAQSAKVRVCIDFLKQELAQGEFALWKA; encoded by the coding sequence ATGCTCAATGAACCGATGCTCGGCGATCTCCGTTTGTTCTGCGAAGTCGCGCGCCGGTTGAGTTTCGTGGCGGCCGCGCATGAGTTCGGCAATTCGCAAACGCACGTCAGCAAGCGCATCGCCTTGCTGGAAAAGACGCTCGGCGTGAAGCTGCTGCATCGCACGACGCGCCGTGTGTCGCTCACCACCGATGGCGAAACGGTCGTTCGCTGGGCGCGCGCCATCCTGCAGGACGTCGATGCCATGCGCGACGACCTCTCCAGTCTGCGGGTAAATCCCAAGGGGTCGCTGCGCATCAGTTCGAGCCAGCGCCTCGGGCGCAGCCACATCGCGCCGATCGTCTCGCTGATGAAGAAGCGCTATCCCGAACTCGAAATCTGGCTGGAACTGGTCGACCGGCGCGTCAATCTCGTCGACGAAGGTTTCGATCTCGACATCCGCGTGGGCGCGGTGCAGGAACCCGGGCTGATCGCGCATCACATTGCCGTCAGTCCGCGCGTGCTGTGCGCGGCGCCCTCTTACCTCGACGCGCACGGCCGGCCGAAGAGCGTCGATGAACTCGCGCAACACGACTGTCTCGTCTTTCGCGAGCGCGACGAGCCGTTCGGCGTGTGGCGTCTGCTCGGGCCGGGCGGCTGGAGCACGGTGAAAGTCACCGGGCCGCTTGCGTCGAATCACAGCGACGTGGTGCTCCGCTGGGCCCGCGATGGTCACGGCATCGTGATGGTCGGGCAGTCGTACGTGGCGCAGGCGCTCGCGGAAGGCTTGCTCGAGCGCGTGCTGCCCGCGTGGGAGCAGCCAGCGGACGTCTGGGCGATGTCCGCGGCACGCGCGGCGCAGTCGGCCAAGGTGCGCGTCTGCATCGACTTTCTCAAGCAGGAACTCGCGCAGGGCGAGTTCGCGCTGTGGAAGGCGTGA
- a CDS encoding LysR family transcriptional regulator produces MAPTELPDLKLLQLFDLLYDTRNVTRVAERLGQSQPTISIWLGRLREFLQDPLFIRTPGGMAPTPQADALIGPCREILESLRRFAAWEIAFDPATAKRRFRICMTDASHITLLPRMLAHIRAQAPGVRLEAARIDGNTERALESGEADLAIGHVPWLSGGIYQQQLYTQDWVCLTNRHHPRVRAKLGVKQYRAEGHVAIAAGTGAQLLEQALVLAQVQRDIVLELPGFLGLGAIIQTTDLIATLPRHIGQTLAKVNDLSIHPCPIPVEGFAVRQHWHARYHHEPGNRWLRETVAQLFSSLR; encoded by the coding sequence ATGGCCCCGACCGAACTACCCGACCTGAAGCTGCTGCAGCTTTTCGACCTTCTGTACGACACGCGCAATGTCACGCGTGTGGCGGAGCGGCTCGGGCAGAGCCAGCCGACGATCAGCATCTGGCTCGGGCGTCTGCGCGAATTCCTGCAGGATCCCTTGTTCATCCGCACGCCGGGTGGCATGGCGCCGACGCCGCAGGCAGACGCATTGATCGGCCCCTGCCGCGAAATTCTCGAATCGCTGCGACGCTTTGCTGCGTGGGAAATCGCGTTCGATCCTGCTACCGCGAAGCGCCGGTTTCGCATCTGCATGACCGATGCGAGCCACATCACGCTGCTGCCGCGCATGCTGGCGCATATCCGTGCACAGGCGCCGGGCGTTCGTCTGGAGGCCGCGAGAATAGACGGGAACACCGAACGGGCGTTGGAATCCGGTGAGGCGGATCTCGCGATCGGCCATGTGCCGTGGCTGAGCGGCGGCATCTACCAGCAGCAGTTGTACACGCAGGACTGGGTGTGTCTGACGAACCGGCATCACCCGCGTGTGCGCGCGAAGCTCGGCGTGAAGCAATACCGCGCGGAGGGACATGTCGCGATCGCGGCGGGGACGGGCGCCCAGTTGCTGGAGCAGGCGCTCGTGCTGGCGCAGGTTCAGCGGGACATCGTGCTGGAGTTGCCGGGCTTTCTCGGCCTCGGAGCAATCATCCAGACGACGGACCTGATCGCCACGCTGCCACGGCATATCGGCCAGACGCTCGCGAAGGTCAATGACCTGTCGATCCATCCGTGTCCGATTCCCGTGGAAGGCTTTGCCGTGCGGCAGCACTGGCACGCCAGATATCATCACGAACCAGGCAATCGCTGGTTGCGCGAAACGGTGGCGCAGTTGTTCAGCAGCTTGCGCTGA
- a CDS encoding ketopantoate reductase family protein, whose protein sequence is MKIAILGAGALGCAIGSTLTEGGHETWLIDRSPAHVGAMCRDGLQVDDADGSRRVKVRAATRAVEVGAVDLVVVLVKSFHTDSAMRGALDLIGPDTLVLSLQNGLGHEDVLADIVGRERVLAGKTYVGGVLRAPGHIQRGVSGKLTYIGELDGQLTRRVKAIADAFNASGLATQVSDNILGTMWDKLLINIATGAVTGITRLTYGQLYQEPALKATALAAVAEAMAAAKAAGIRLSMTDAEQAWNLAAEGLSPEFKTSMLQSLEKGSVTEIDFINGAVVRWGERFGVPTPVNSTLVACIKGIERAMTDRQREGATA, encoded by the coding sequence ATGAAGATCGCAATTCTGGGAGCCGGCGCGCTGGGCTGCGCGATCGGTTCCACACTGACCGAGGGCGGGCACGAGACCTGGCTCATCGACCGCTCGCCGGCACACGTCGGAGCGATGTGCCGCGACGGCCTGCAAGTCGACGATGCCGATGGTTCCCGGCGCGTCAAAGTCCGCGCTGCGACACGCGCCGTCGAAGTCGGCGCCGTCGATCTGGTGGTCGTGCTGGTCAAGTCCTTTCACACGGATTCGGCGATGCGCGGCGCGCTCGATCTCATCGGCCCCGACACGCTGGTGCTGTCGTTGCAGAACGGCCTCGGCCACGAAGACGTGCTCGCCGACATCGTCGGGCGGGAGCGCGTGCTGGCTGGCAAGACGTATGTCGGAGGCGTACTGCGCGCACCGGGCCACATCCAGCGCGGCGTAAGCGGAAAACTCACCTACATCGGCGAACTCGATGGTCAGCTCACGCGCAGAGTAAAGGCCATCGCCGACGCGTTCAACGCATCGGGTCTCGCAACGCAGGTCAGCGACAACATCCTCGGCACGATGTGGGACAAGCTGCTGATCAATATCGCGACGGGCGCGGTGACCGGCATCACGCGTCTCACGTACGGCCAGCTATATCAGGAGCCTGCCCTGAAGGCGACCGCGCTCGCCGCCGTGGCCGAAGCGATGGCGGCGGCCAAGGCAGCGGGCATCAGGCTGTCGATGACCGATGCGGAACAGGCCTGGAATCTCGCAGCCGAAGGACTCTCGCCCGAGTTCAAGACTTCCATGCTGCAAAGCCTGGAAAAAGGATCGGTCACGGAAATCGACTTCATCAACGGCGCGGTCGTGCGCTGGGGTGAACGGTTCGGCGTGCCGACGCCGGTCAATTCGACCCTGGTCGCATGTATCAAGGGCATCGAGCGTGCGATGACCGACCGGCAACGCGAGGGAGCGACGGCATGA
- a CDS encoding VOC family protein: MSGSKAYLEHVAIWVKDIHWHIRFFEDVLGMSMREVDGTLEAPRQYWTLGGLQFIHDPRFEGPEGRLAHLGVMCEDLDAALAAAQAFGVTEMPQGRNWLRLPDGLAVELIQAKPAACVARALAINPRAEA; the protein is encoded by the coding sequence ATGAGCGGCTCCAAAGCGTATCTCGAACACGTCGCGATCTGGGTGAAGGACATCCACTGGCACATTCGCTTCTTCGAAGACGTGCTCGGCATGTCCATGCGCGAAGTGGACGGGACTCTCGAAGCGCCGCGCCAGTACTGGACGCTCGGCGGCCTGCAATTCATCCACGATCCGCGCTTCGAAGGTCCCGAAGGCCGGCTCGCGCATCTCGGCGTGATGTGCGAAGACCTCGACGCCGCGCTCGCCGCCGCGCAAGCGTTCGGCGTCACCGAAATGCCGCAGGGACGCAACTGGCTGCGACTGCCGGATGGTCTCGCGGTCGAACTGATTCAGGCGAAACCCGCCGCGTGCGTCGCACGAGCGCTGGCGATCAATCCACGCGCGGAGGCGTGA
- a CDS encoding MaoC family dehydratase: MNIIEKYWDDAREGDECLSPTYTVTKERILAYADLTGDHTPVHVDEDYANASHFGSIVAHGLFGLSIADGLKTQSEYRFLPGMSLGWTWDFLLPIKVNDVLHVKFRVGAMRASKSRPDWGIVVLPSELINQDGQVVQRGEHRLMVPRRPGAF; encoded by the coding sequence ATGAACATCATCGAGAAATACTGGGACGACGCCCGCGAAGGCGACGAATGCCTCAGCCCGACCTACACGGTCACAAAAGAACGCATCCTGGCGTACGCGGACCTCACGGGCGACCACACGCCGGTGCACGTCGACGAGGACTATGCGAACGCCAGCCACTTCGGTTCGATCGTCGCGCACGGTCTGTTCGGCTTGTCGATCGCGGACGGACTCAAGACGCAAAGCGAATATCGCTTCCTGCCGGGCATGTCGCTCGGCTGGACGTGGGACTTCCTGCTGCCGATCAAGGTCAACGACGTGCTGCACGTGAAGTTCCGCGTCGGCGCGATGCGCGCGAGCAAGAGCCGTCCGGACTGGGGCATCGTCGTGCTGCCGTCCGAGCTGATCAACCAGGACGGCCAGGTCGTCCAGCGCGGCGAGCATCGACTGATGGTGCCGCGCCGTCCGGGAGCGTTCTGA
- a CDS encoding CaiB/BaiF CoA-transferase family protein — MQARPLEGLRVVDYSHFLAGPYVGRCLAALGAEVIKVERPGNGDAGRQHATVLDDQQSAYFLQLNMGKRGVSVDMKDPRGKEFMQRLCDSADVFIENYRPGALDKLGLGYEALSARNPRLVYCSISAYGHTGPDAHRAGFGLIAEAKSGIMQMIGEPGSPPPLMRISLGDMYTGIHAVAAINAALLGRVTSGRGQHIDMALYDTLVSMHEYAVQCYTMQGILPEQTGHDMPTSTLYGVFRAADADLVIAAQVDDAWKRFAALVETHGGPAGFGADARFHTLNGRNANRVEILSVVKPWVAAQPVAQVLELLDSVDVPCAKVQRIDEVLADPQIVARGMVVEQQHPRFGTLRLPNLPFRFSDCDTTIRDVGPDLGQHNAEVARSLGFGPAEIDAMQTAGVLFSK; from the coding sequence ATGCAGGCCCGTCCACTCGAAGGTTTGCGCGTCGTCGACTACAGCCACTTTCTCGCCGGCCCGTATGTCGGACGCTGTCTCGCGGCGCTCGGCGCGGAAGTCATCAAGGTCGAGCGTCCCGGCAACGGCGACGCCGGACGCCAGCACGCCACCGTCCTCGACGACCAGCAAAGCGCCTACTTCCTGCAGCTCAACATGGGCAAGCGCGGCGTGAGCGTCGACATGAAGGATCCGCGCGGCAAGGAATTCATGCAGCGTCTGTGCGACTCGGCGGACGTGTTCATCGAAAACTACCGGCCAGGCGCGCTCGACAAACTCGGCCTCGGCTATGAAGCGCTTTCCGCGCGCAATCCGCGCCTCGTCTATTGCTCGATCTCCGCGTACGGACACACCGGGCCGGATGCGCATCGCGCGGGCTTTGGTCTCATCGCCGAAGCGAAGAGCGGCATCATGCAGATGATCGGCGAGCCCGGTTCGCCGCCGCCGCTGATGCGCATTTCGCTCGGCGACATGTACACCGGCATCCACGCAGTCGCCGCGATCAACGCCGCGCTGCTCGGTCGCGTGACAAGCGGCCGGGGCCAGCACATCGACATGGCGCTCTATGACACGCTCGTGTCGATGCACGAATACGCAGTGCAGTGCTACACGATGCAGGGCATCCTGCCCGAACAGACGGGCCACGACATGCCCACCTCGACGCTCTACGGCGTGTTTCGCGCCGCCGACGCGGATCTCGTCATCGCCGCGCAGGTCGACGACGCGTGGAAGCGCTTCGCCGCGCTCGTCGAAACGCACGGCGGACCGGCGGGCTTCGGCGCCGACGCGCGCTTCCACACCCTCAATGGGCGCAACGCCAATCGCGTGGAAATACTGTCGGTCGTGAAGCCCTGGGTCGCGGCGCAGCCGGTTGCGCAGGTGCTCGAACTGCTCGACAGCGTCGATGTGCCTTGCGCCAAGGTGCAACGCATCGACGAAGTGCTCGCCGATCCGCAGATCGTCGCGCGCGGCATGGTGGTCGAGCAACAGCATCCGCGCTTCGGAACGCTGCGCCTGCCGAACCTGCCGTTCCGCTTCTCCGACTGCGACACGACGATTCGCGACGTCGGGCCGGACCTCGGTCAGCACAACGCAGAAGTGGCGCGATCGCTGGGCTTCGGACCCGCGGAGATCGACGCCATGCAGACCGCAGGCGTGCTGTTTTCAAAGTGA